From Pseudomonas fluorescens:
ATTGGTCGACGTGATGCTGGTACTGCTGGTGGTGTTTATCGTCACCGCGCCGCTTTTGACCAACGCGATCCCGATCAACCTGCCCAAGACCGAGGCGGTCGCCCCGGTGGAGCAGAAGGACCCGCTGGTGGTGAGCATCGACGGTGCCGGCAAACTGTTTATCAACAAGGACGAAATCCAGCCGGACCTGCTGGAATTCAACCTGCAGGCGGCCAAGGCCAAGGACCCCGATGTGCGGGTGCAACTGCAGGCCGATGATGGTGTGAACTACGGCGAAGTGGCGCGAGCCATGGCGTCTATCGAGCGCGCGGGGATTACCAAGCTGTCGGTGATCACGGCACGTTAGTTTCAAAGCCTCGATAATTTTTTGGCCGTTTCCTTGGCAGGGTGCGGCCTTTTTTATGCCTGGAATTTAAGTCGCGCCGCCAAATCCCGATCGGGAATGGGGCCAATGTGGGAGGGGGCTTGCCCCCGATGGCGGAGTGTCAGTTGGCCAATTTGTCTGCTGACCCACTGCCATCGGGGGCAAGCCCCCTCCCACATTTTGATCTCATGCAGGATTGGTTTTTTGGTTATTAATAAATAGCTTCTTATTCCTTAACGAATATAACCCTCGTCCCTATACTGTCCTACAACGTTAAACGCTGCAGGAGGGCACACCCATGCACAGCGAGTTGATTCGTTATCTGATCGTGCCGGGCTGGCAAGGATCGCCAGAAGATCATTGGCAAAGTCACTGGCAGAACAGCCTGCCCAACAGCGCACGCGTGGAGCAGGCCGATTGGCTCACGCCGCGCCGTGAAGACTGGGTCGCCGCGCTGGCCGAGGCGATCGCCGCCGACAGCACGCCGGTGATCCTGATCGCCCATAGCCTGGGTTGCATCACCGTGGCCCATTGGGCGGCCACTGCCCCGGTGCAGTTCCTGCGGCAGGTGCGCGGTGCCTTGCTGGTGGCCCCGGCGGACGTCGAACGTCCGGCGTGCTCGCCTGCCCTGCGCAACTTTGCGCCGATCCCGACCGACCTGTTGCCGTTTCCCAGCCAGGTGGTCAGTTCCGATAACGACAGCGCCGTCAGCGCCCCCCGGGCCCTGGAATTGGCCCGCAACTGGGGGGCCGAAGCCGGCATTCTCTCGGGGGCCGGGCATATCAATGTGAAGTCCGGTCACCAACGCTGGGAGCAAGGCTTCGCCTACCTGTATCGCTTGCAAAGTCGCCTCGAGCATCACGCCCGGCGCACTGCCTGATATTTTTTAAACGCCCCGTCCCTGAGCGGATTTGGGGCGGGAGCCTGCCATGAGCCTGCATGAAACCTTCGGTCAGCCCCTGCTGACCTTCCCCGACGCCGAAAAAAGCCCGCTGAGCATCCGCGCCAAGGCGCTGGTGTTTGTCGACCCGCGTTCGCGGCAACTGCGCGAAGAGCTGGAAAACCTCGCCCCCCGTGCCTTGCCCGTATTGATTCGCGGCGAGACCGGTAGCGGTAAAGAGCTGCTGGCGCGGCATATCCATCGTGGTAGTGATCGTGCCGGGCTGTTTGTCTCGGTCAATTGCGGCGCCATCAGCCCGACCTACGCCGATGCCGAGTTGTTCGGCTACGCTGCCGGCGCTCACAGCGGCGCGGCGAGCAGCCGTGCCGGCTGGTTCGGGTCGGCCAATGGCGGCACCTTGTACCTGGATGAAATCGGCGATTTGCCGCTGCCGATCCAGGTCAAGTTGCTCGCCGCCCTGGAAAACCACGAAGTCACTCGCGTCGGTGCGCATCAGCCAAGCCCGGTGGATGTGCGCCTGGTAGCAGCCACCAGCATCGACCTGGCCCAAGCCGTGGCTGCCGGCAAGTTTCATGAGCGGCTGTTCCATTACCTGAGCGAAGGCCAGCTGGAATTGCCGGCATTGCGCGAGCGGGTCGGCGATATCCTGTCCCTGGCCGAGTACTTCCTCGGTATCTACAGCCAGCGCCTGGACCTGCCGGTGCCGTTGATCAGCGACGCCGCCCAGCGCGTACTGGAACACCACAGCTGGCCGGGCAATACCCGCGAGTTGGAGAACGTCATTCACTTTGCGCTGCTGGTCAGCAGCGGCGATGAGATTCTGCCGGAGCATCTGAATCTGCCCGTCGCCGGTTCGCCCCTTGAACAGGTGCAGCGAATATTCGATAACGCCAGCCCCGCCGAGCAGGAAACCTTGCGCCGCTTTCTACATGAACAAAATGGAATATCAACGTGAATAAAAGATATTGTTCGGGAATAAAAAATCTAGGTATTGTCGCTTGCATGCCGCGATAGCACTTCGCTGGCACTTCTCATCAAAACGGTCGTCAGAGACGCCCCGCAATTCCGATAAGGACACTGCATGAAAAAGGTTCTGTTGTTTACCGCACTGGCGGCTGCCCTGACTGCAAGCTTCGCCCAGGCCAACGAAAAACTGGTGGTGGCTGCCACTCCGATCCCGCACGCGGAGATCCTTGAGCTGGTCAAGCCGACCCTGGCCAAAGAAGGCGTGGACCTGGAAATCAAAGTCTTCACCGACTACGTTCAACCCAACACTCAAGTGGCCGAGAAGCGTCTGGACGCCAACTACTTCCAGACCCTGCCGTACCTGGAAAACTTCAACAAGGGCAAGGGCACCAACCTGGTCACCGTGATCGGTGTGCATGTTGAACCCATCGGTGGCTACTCGAAAAAGATCAAGAATATTTCCGAGCTCAAGGACGGCGCCACCGTTGCCATCCCGAACGAAGGCTCCAACAGCGGTCGTGCCCTGTTGCTGTTGCAAAAGAATGGTCTGATTACGCTCAAAGACCCGACCAACGCGCTGTCCACGCCGAAAGACATCAAGGACAACCCCAAGCACCTGAAATTCAAGGAGCTGGAATCGGCCCTGCTGCCACGTGTGCTGGACCAGGTCGACCTCGATGTGATCAACACCAACTACGCCCTGGAAGCTGGCCTCAACCCAGCGAAAGACGCGCTGATCATCGAAGACGCCAAGTCGCCTTACGTGAA
This genomic window contains:
- a CDS encoding sigma 54-interacting transcriptional regulator: MSLHETFGQPLLTFPDAEKSPLSIRAKALVFVDPRSRQLREELENLAPRALPVLIRGETGSGKELLARHIHRGSDRAGLFVSVNCGAISPTYADAELFGYAAGAHSGAASSRAGWFGSANGGTLYLDEIGDLPLPIQVKLLAALENHEVTRVGAHQPSPVDVRLVAATSIDLAQAVAAGKFHERLFHYLSEGQLELPALRERVGDILSLAEYFLGIYSQRLDLPVPLISDAAQRVLEHHSWPGNTRELENVIHFALLVSSGDEILPEHLNLPVAGSPLEQVQRIFDNASPAEQETLRRFLHEQNGIST
- a CDS encoding alpha/beta hydrolase; this encodes MHSELIRYLIVPGWQGSPEDHWQSHWQNSLPNSARVEQADWLTPRREDWVAALAEAIAADSTPVILIAHSLGCITVAHWAATAPVQFLRQVRGALLVAPADVERPACSPALRNFAPIPTDLLPFPSQVVSSDNDSAVSAPRALELARNWGAEAGILSGAGHINVKSGHQRWEQGFAYLYRLQSRLEHHARRTA
- a CDS encoding ExbD/TolR family protein; translation: MAFSTQDSDEVLSEINVTPLVDVMLVLLVVFIVTAPLLTNAIPINLPKTEAVAPVEQKDPLVVSIDGAGKLFINKDEIQPDLLEFNLQAAKAKDPDVRVQLQADDGVNYGEVARAMASIERAGITKLSVITAR
- a CDS encoding MetQ/NlpA family ABC transporter substrate-binding protein, producing MKKVLLFTALAAALTASFAQANEKLVVAATPIPHAEILELVKPTLAKEGVDLEIKVFTDYVQPNTQVAEKRLDANYFQTLPYLENFNKGKGTNLVTVIGVHVEPIGGYSKKIKNISELKDGATVAIPNEGSNSGRALLLLQKNGLITLKDPTNALSTPKDIKDNPKHLKFKELESALLPRVLDQVDLDVINTNYALEAGLNPAKDALIIEDAKSPYVNFLVARPDNKDSAAIQKLAKALTSPEVKAFIEKKYNGAVVPAF